Proteins encoded together in one Candidatus Binatia bacterium window:
- a CDS encoding inosine-5-monophosphate dehydrogenase — protein sequence MKTVRDILKQKGNTVWSVSPDTTVYDTLKVLAEKDIGAVLVLDERGHPVGIFSERDYARQVVLKGKTSKDTAVREIMTTRLVFVRPDQDVEECMALMTDKRIRHLPVMEEGKLVGIISIGDVVKAVISEKEFLIEQLENYITS from the coding sequence ATGAAAACGGTCCGAGACATTCTCAAGCAGAAGGGGAACACGGTCTGGTCCGTTTCTCCGGACACGACGGTTTACGACACGCTGAAGGTGCTCGCGGAAAAGGACATCGGCGCCGTACTCGTCCTCGACGAACGGGGGCACCCCGTCGGGATTTTCTCCGAGAGGGATTATGCTCGCCAGGTCGTGCTCAAGGGAAAGACGTCCAAGGACACCGCCGTCCGGGAAATCATGACGACGCGGCTCGTCTTCGTGCGGCCGGATCAGGACGTCGAGGAATGCATGGCTCTGATGACCGACAAGCGCATCCGCCACCTGCCGGTCATGGAAGAGGGGAAGCTCGTAGGCATCATTTCGATCGGCGACGTCGTCAAGGCCGTCATCTCCGAGAAAGAGTTCCTGATCGAGCAGCTCGAGAACTACATCACGAGCTGA
- a CDS encoding acyl-CoA dehydrogenase, which yields MAIDFTFPPDVEEVRQKVRKFVETVVRPAEARIRERPGDRRYLIEAILEMRAAAKEWGLWLPHMPKEYGGMGLGHVAMAAVQAEAAKSPFGPFALNAQAPDEGNMHTLLHWGTEEQKERYLRPLCEGKIRSCFAMTEPEVAGSDPTLIQTRAVEDGDFWVINGHKWFISGARGASFAILIARTEENPPIPQAANSAFLVDLPADGWEVVRDIETMAGSHNHCEIRITNLRVPKKNLLGQRGQGHLLGQARLGPARLAHCMRWIGQAEIALDMMVDRALKRYAHGSYLAEKQGIQWMIADSALELYQAKLMVLHAAYKIDRGEDFRSEVSMAKHFVARMLGRVIDRAIQVHGALGYSKDTPLADMALHARWARFADGADEVHQWRIAERTIEAYKKFGTTKKATGDLPL from the coding sequence ATGGCCATCGACTTCACGTTTCCACCCGATGTCGAAGAGGTCCGGCAGAAGGTCCGGAAGTTCGTCGAAACGGTCGTCCGCCCGGCGGAAGCACGGATTCGCGAGCGGCCGGGTGACCGGCGGTACCTGATCGAAGCGATTCTCGAGATGCGGGCCGCTGCGAAGGAGTGGGGGCTCTGGCTGCCCCACATGCCGAAGGAGTACGGCGGGATGGGTCTCGGGCACGTCGCCATGGCGGCCGTGCAGGCCGAGGCGGCGAAATCCCCCTTCGGCCCTTTCGCGCTCAACGCGCAGGCTCCCGACGAAGGGAACATGCACACGCTGCTCCACTGGGGAACCGAGGAGCAGAAGGAGCGCTACCTCCGGCCCCTGTGCGAGGGGAAGATCCGGTCCTGTTTTGCCATGACGGAGCCGGAAGTCGCGGGCTCCGACCCTACCCTGATCCAGACCCGCGCCGTCGAGGACGGGGACTTCTGGGTGATCAACGGTCACAAGTGGTTCATCTCGGGGGCGCGGGGAGCGAGCTTCGCCATCCTGATCGCCCGCACCGAAGAAAATCCTCCGATTCCTCAGGCCGCGAACTCCGCGTTCCTCGTCGACCTTCCCGCCGACGGGTGGGAAGTCGTGCGGGACATCGAGACGATGGCGGGTAGCCACAACCACTGCGAGATCCGGATCACGAACCTCCGGGTCCCGAAGAAAAATCTCCTGGGCCAGCGCGGGCAGGGGCATCTCCTCGGGCAGGCTCGGCTCGGCCCCGCGCGGCTCGCCCACTGCATGCGGTGGATCGGGCAGGCCGAGATCGCCCTGGATATGATGGTGGACCGGGCGCTCAAGCGGTACGCCCACGGTTCCTACCTCGCGGAAAAGCAGGGGATCCAGTGGATGATCGCCGACTCCGCCCTCGAGCTCTATCAGGCGAAGCTCATGGTGCTCCACGCCGCGTACAAGATCGACCGGGGAGAGGACTTCCGGAGCGAGGTTTCGATGGCGAAGCACTTCGTGGCGAGGATGCTCGGCCGCGTCATCGACCGGGCCATCCAGGTGCACGGCGCGCTCGGGTACTCGAAAGACACTCCGCTGGCCGACATGGCCCTCCACGCCCGTTGGGCGCGTTTTGCGGACGGCGCCGACGAGGTCCACCAGTGGCGCATCGCGGAGCGCACGATCGAGGCGTACAAGAAGTTCGGAACGACCAAGAAGGCGACGGGGGACTTGCCGCTCTAG
- the acoB gene encoding acetoin:2,6-dichlorophenolindophenol oxidoreductase subunit beta: MARTLTTVSAINEALRIAMRSDPDVVILGEDVAGGGSRKEEGTDEVGGIMGATRGLVKEFPGRVLDTPISEMALLGAAVGAAATGLRPVAELMFIDFLGVCLDPLLNQAAKLRYMFGGKARVPLTVRTVTGAGMQAAAQHSQSLYWIPAGIPGLKTVVPSNPKDAKGLLLASIRDDDPVVFCEPKGILFDRAEVPEGDYEIPLGSASLVREGRDVSLVTFGAMVKVALEAAGRLEAEGVSAEVLDLRSLQPLDEEAVLATLEKTGRLVVVDEATPRCGIASDIAALCVDRGFDFLDAPIKRVTAPHTPVPFSRVLEQAYLPSAERVVAAVREIL, translated from the coding sequence ATGGCTCGCACCTTGACGACGGTCTCGGCGATCAACGAGGCGCTCCGCATCGCGATGCGGAGCGACCCCGACGTGGTGATCCTGGGCGAGGACGTGGCCGGCGGCGGAAGTCGCAAGGAAGAGGGAACGGACGAGGTCGGTGGCATCATGGGTGCCACGCGCGGGCTCGTCAAAGAATTCCCCGGCCGCGTGCTCGACACGCCGATCAGCGAGATGGCGCTTCTCGGAGCCGCCGTCGGCGCGGCGGCAACAGGGCTCAGGCCGGTGGCCGAGCTCATGTTCATCGATTTTCTCGGCGTGTGCCTCGACCCGCTCCTCAACCAGGCCGCCAAGCTCCGTTACATGTTCGGGGGAAAAGCGCGGGTCCCCCTCACGGTGCGGACGGTCACGGGAGCGGGAATGCAGGCCGCGGCGCAGCACTCGCAGTCGCTCTACTGGATTCCGGCTGGCATCCCCGGCCTCAAGACGGTCGTGCCCTCGAACCCGAAAGACGCGAAAGGGCTCCTTCTGGCTTCCATCCGGGACGACGACCCCGTGGTTTTCTGCGAGCCCAAGGGGATTCTTTTCGACCGCGCCGAGGTTCCCGAAGGGGACTACGAGATCCCGCTCGGGAGCGCCTCGCTGGTCCGCGAGGGAAGGGACGTTTCGCTCGTGACGTTCGGCGCCATGGTGAAAGTGGCGCTCGAGGCCGCAGGGCGTCTCGAGGCCGAAGGGGTGAGCGCGGAAGTTCTGGACCTCCGCTCGCTGCAGCCCCTCGACGAGGAAGCGGTGCTTGCCACGCTCGAGAAGACCGGGCGCCTCGTCGTCGTCGACGAAGCCACGCCGCGGTGCGGAATCGCGAGCGACATCGCCGCCCTTTGCGTCGATCGCGGCTTCGACTTTCTCGACGCGCCGATCAAGAGAGTGACCGCACCCCACACGCCCGTCCCGTTCAGCCGCGTCCTGGAGCAGGCCTACCTGCCCTCGGCCGAGCGTGTCGTTGCCGCCGTCCGGGAGATTCTCTGA
- a CDS encoding acetoin:2,6-dichlorophenolindophenol oxidoreductase subunit alpha, translating to MHGWNPEALIEVYRKMRLVRTFEEKLQELVLAGKLGGFLHLYLGEEAVAVGVCAHLTERDWVASTHRGHGHSIAKGVDIREMMAELFGKRTGVCKGKGGSMHIADVEKGMLGANGIVGAGIPLATGAALTAKLKSTDAVAVAFFGDGATNQGQFHESLNLASIWKLPAVYVVENNGYAEFTPTEYAVPVRDIAERAASYAMASEIADGMDFFDVYEKAGRAVERARRGEGPTLLECKTYRYTGHYVGDSLVYRPKDEAERWRRERDPLARFERRVVGEWGLLREEDLRRVDSDLERQVEEAVAWAEASPWPEPEDLYTDVYAKGR from the coding sequence ATGCACGGGTGGAACCCGGAGGCGCTGATCGAAGTGTACAGGAAGATGCGGCTCGTGCGGACCTTCGAGGAGAAGCTGCAGGAGCTCGTCCTGGCGGGCAAACTGGGGGGGTTTCTCCACCTCTACCTCGGGGAAGAGGCCGTGGCCGTCGGGGTCTGCGCGCACCTCACCGAGCGCGACTGGGTCGCTTCCACGCATCGGGGTCACGGCCATTCGATCGCCAAGGGCGTCGACATCCGGGAAATGATGGCGGAGCTTTTCGGAAAGCGCACCGGCGTTTGCAAGGGAAAGGGCGGCTCCATGCACATCGCCGACGTGGAGAAAGGGATGCTCGGGGCCAACGGTATCGTGGGCGCCGGGATCCCCCTGGCGACGGGAGCGGCGCTCACCGCGAAGCTCAAGAGCACGGACGCCGTCGCGGTCGCGTTTTTCGGGGACGGTGCCACGAACCAGGGTCAGTTCCACGAGTCCTTGAACCTCGCTTCGATCTGGAAGCTTCCCGCGGTTTACGTCGTCGAGAACAACGGATACGCCGAGTTCACGCCGACCGAGTACGCCGTGCCGGTGCGCGACATCGCGGAGCGGGCCGCCTCGTACGCGATGGCTTCGGAGATCGCGGACGGGATGGACTTCTTCGACGTGTACGAGAAGGCCGGCCGCGCGGTCGAGAGGGCCCGAAGGGGAGAAGGTCCCACGCTGCTCGAGTGCAAGACCTACCGTTACACGGGGCACTACGTCGGGGACTCGCTCGTCTACCGTCCCAAGGACGAAGCCGAGCGCTGGAGGCGGGAGCGCGATCCGCTCGCGCGGTTCGAGCGGAGGGTCGTCGGAGAGTGGGGGCTTTTGCGGGAAGAGGACCTGAGACGGGTCGACTCGGATCTGGAGCGGCAGGTCGAGGAAGCCGTGGCCTGGGCAGAGGCATCGCCCTGGCCCGAGCCCGAGGATCTCTACACGGACGTCTACGCGAAAGGTCGATAG